From a region of the uncultured Draconibacterium sp. genome:
- a CDS encoding MlaD family protein, whose amino-acid sequence MKNAKYTKLGILIVFSLAILIWGLSFLKGNDIFKQNDYYHVYYDRVDGLLKSNDVTLNGFKIGQVTDLKFAPDNSGRLIVTFAVNSSFKIPVNSTARIISSDIMGTRSIEIVYSGESELYESNDTIQGSIEAGLKDQVSMQVLPLKNKAEELLSTVDSAITVLTIIFNEDARENLTTSFAKISQTVENIEATTADLQEIMASEKGNVKNIVSNIEELTATFKNNAAEFEATIQNLNSFSDTLANVSVTPILNNLANASAEIENMLEKLNSDDNSAGLLLNDDELYQSINTLSENMGFLIGDIQQNPKRYLQVSAFDFGKEVYINTKDDAASKDIIFKVHLLSTKNQLGTDAEIFEEIDDVEEYTTGNVYNYLTGATSKYSEIEEIYQNLRFQFPESSIVAFKNGRLLKLKKALKQMR is encoded by the coding sequence ATGAAGAATGCAAAATACACAAAACTTGGAATTTTAATCGTCTTTTCACTAGCCATACTTATTTGGGGATTAAGTTTCCTGAAAGGCAACGACATATTTAAACAAAACGACTATTACCATGTGTATTATGACCGCGTTGACGGACTTTTAAAATCGAACGACGTAACACTTAACGGATTCAAGATCGGCCAGGTTACGGATTTAAAATTTGCTCCCGATAACAGCGGGCGGCTGATTGTAACTTTCGCGGTTAATTCATCATTCAAAATTCCTGTAAATTCTACTGCTCGTATTATTAGCAGCGATATTATGGGAACGCGATCGATAGAAATTGTGTACAGTGGCGAAAGCGAGCTATATGAATCGAACGATACCATCCAGGGATCGATTGAAGCAGGACTGAAAGACCAGGTGAGCATGCAGGTGCTTCCGCTAAAAAATAAAGCAGAAGAATTGCTGAGCACCGTCGATTCAGCCATTACAGTACTTACCATTATTTTTAACGAAGATGCACGGGAAAACCTGACAACCAGCTTTGCCAAAATAAGTCAGACCGTTGAAAACATAGAAGCTACAACTGCCGATCTTCAGGAAATAATGGCCTCGGAAAAAGGAAATGTAAAAAATATTGTTTCGAATATTGAGGAGTTAACTGCTACCTTTAAAAACAATGCAGCCGAATTTGAAGCTACCATTCAAAACCTGAATAGTTTCTCAGATACATTAGCCAATGTTTCGGTTACTCCTATTTTAAATAATCTGGCCAACGCATCGGCCGAAATTGAAAACATGCTGGAGAAACTGAACAGCGATGATAATTCTGCAGGCTTGTTGCTCAATGACGATGAATTATACCAGTCGATAAATACACTTTCTGAGAATATGGGATTCCTTATCGGCGATATTCAGCAAAATCCAAAACGTTACCTTCAGGTTTCGGCATTCGATTTTGGCAAAGAAGTATATATTAATACCAAAGACGATGCTGCGTCAAAAGATATTATCTTCAAAGTTCACCTGCTTTCAACCAAAAACCAACTGGGTACCGATGCTGAAATTTTTGAAGAAATAGATGATGTGGAAGAATACACAACAGGGAATGTTTATAACTATTTAACCGGTGCAACAAGCAAGTATAGCGAGATAGAAGAAATCTATCAAAATTTACGTTTTCAATTTCCTGAATCGAGTATTGTTGCCTTTAAAAATGGCCGACTTCTCAAGCTTAAAAAGGCGTTGAAACAGATGCGGTAA
- the dnaA gene encoding chromosomal replication initiator protein DnaA, with product MNNEYRSAWEKCLNVIKDNVPSSSFKTWFEPIEPVKLENKVLTIQVPSAFFYEYLEEQFIDILRKTLRMVLGNGAKLEYNVVLSNKNSNEPYTVSYPTNNNNKIQNKPLTVPLKAEEKATIKNPFIIPGIQKLQIDPQLKPDNTFENFVEGDCNRLARSAGYAVAQNPGGTAFNPLMIYGNSGLGKTHLSQAIGIQVKENFPDKVVLYVNANKFQTQFTEATRNNNRNDFLHFYQMVDVLILDDVHEFAGKEKTQETFFHIFNHLHQMGKQLILTSDKPPIELKGMEQRLLSRFKWGLTADLQTPDFETRMEILRRKIYKDGITLSDEVLEYIASHVTNNVRELEGALVSLLAQSMLNKREITLELAAKLINKLVKNSKRELSIEYISKVVCDYFSMPVDALQTKTRKREIVQARQIAMYFSKSLTKYSLASIGAQIGSKDHATVLHACKTVNNLKDTDKNFRQFVEDIEKKLKM from the coding sequence ATGAACAACGAATACAGATCTGCATGGGAAAAATGCCTTAACGTTATTAAAGATAACGTTCCTAGCAGCAGCTTTAAAACCTGGTTCGAACCAATCGAACCGGTTAAATTAGAAAATAAAGTATTAACAATTCAGGTACCAAGTGCCTTCTTTTACGAGTACCTTGAAGAACAGTTTATCGACATTCTTCGCAAGACACTTCGTATGGTTTTGGGTAACGGAGCCAAATTGGAATATAACGTTGTTTTAAGCAATAAAAACAGTAATGAACCGTATACTGTTAGTTATCCAACGAATAACAATAACAAAATTCAAAATAAACCACTTACAGTGCCATTAAAAGCGGAGGAAAAAGCAACAATAAAAAATCCTTTTATAATTCCGGGGATCCAAAAATTACAGATCGATCCGCAATTAAAACCGGACAACACTTTCGAAAATTTTGTTGAAGGTGATTGTAACCGACTGGCCCGCAGTGCAGGTTATGCCGTTGCACAAAATCCAGGAGGAACAGCTTTTAATCCCTTGATGATTTATGGTAACTCAGGTTTGGGGAAAACTCACTTGTCGCAAGCTATTGGTATCCAGGTAAAAGAAAACTTCCCCGACAAAGTGGTTTTGTATGTAAATGCAAATAAATTTCAAACACAATTTACCGAGGCAACACGTAATAATAACCGAAACGACTTTTTACACTTCTACCAAATGGTTGATGTGTTGATTCTTGACGATGTACATGAATTTGCAGGGAAAGAAAAAACACAGGAAACATTCTTCCATATTTTCAACCACTTGCACCAAATGGGTAAGCAGCTGATTTTAACATCAGACAAGCCGCCTATTGAATTGAAAGGAATGGAACAAAGACTCTTGTCGCGTTTTAAGTGGGGACTGACTGCTGATTTACAAACACCCGACTTTGAAACAAGAATGGAGATTCTGCGTCGTAAAATTTATAAAGACGGCATTACACTTTCGGATGAAGTATTGGAATACATTGCTTCGCACGTAACCAATAATGTTCGCGAGCTGGAAGGTGCATTGGTTTCACTGCTGGCACAGTCGATGTTGAACAAGCGCGAAATTACGCTTGAACTGGCTGCCAAGTTGATAAACAAACTGGTTAAAAACTCGAAACGAGAGCTTTCTATCGAGTACATCTCGAAAGTAGTGTGTGATTATTTCAGCATGCCGGTTGATGCTTTGCAAACCAAAACAAGAAAACGCGAAATCGTTCAGGCACGGCAAATTGCCATGTATTTCTCGAAAAGTTTAACGAAATACTCACTGGCAAGTATCGGGGCACAAATTGGCAGTAAAGACCACGCCACAGTTCTCCACGCCTGCAAAACAGTGAACAACCTGAAAGATACCGATAAAAATTTCCGACAGTTTGTCGAGGACATAGAAAAGAAATTAAAAATGTAA
- a CDS encoding YigZ family protein — protein sequence MDDQYKTIETPSTGYFKDKGSKFYSYAYPLKDEEEVKELVAALKKEHHSARHHCYAWRLGTEEIRTRANDDGEPSSTAGKPILGQLQSYEVTNILVVVVRYFGGTLLGVSGLINAYRAATVEALNNAEILSKLIEIQYELKFEYNMLNTVMNKLKQDNYDIVTTDFKESCRLIFKARKSEDERAFQSFSEIYGIGIKRLD from the coding sequence ATGGACGATCAATATAAAACCATAGAAACACCGAGTACCGGCTACTTCAAAGACAAAGGCAGCAAATTCTACTCGTATGCCTACCCTTTAAAAGATGAAGAAGAAGTAAAAGAGTTGGTTGCCGCATTAAAAAAAGAACACCACAGTGCGCGCCATCACTGTTATGCCTGGCGACTGGGCACCGAGGAAATTCGTACCCGTGCCAACGACGATGGCGAACCTTCATCAACAGCCGGGAAACCCATTTTAGGTCAATTACAAAGCTACGAGGTAACCAATATTTTAGTGGTGGTGGTTCGTTATTTTGGCGGCACATTGCTTGGTGTAAGTGGTCTTATCAATGCCTACCGGGCAGCCACTGTTGAAGCACTGAACAATGCCGAAATTTTATCAAAACTTATTGAAATTCAGTATGAACTAAAATTTGAATACAACATGCTTAATACTGTTATGAATAAGCTAAAACAGGATAATTACGATATTGTAACAACCGATTTTAAGGAAAGCTGCCGACTGATATTTAAAGCCCGTAAATCAGAGGATGAAAGGGCTTTTCAATCGTTTAGCGAGATCTACGGGATCGGAATAAAACGGCTGGATTAG
- the pyrB gene encoding aspartate carbamoyltransferase, with product MKKDLISITDFSKDEYLRIMELAADFEANPNQELLKGKVVASLFFEPSTRTRLSFETAINRLGGRIVGFADPDSSSATKGETLHDTIRMVSNYADLIVMRHPLEGAARYAAEVSSVPIINAGDGANQHPTQTLLDMYSILKTQGTLDNLNLFMVGDLKFGRTVHSLLQAMSEFENPIFNFIAPESLQMPRGYKHHLEERGIRYFEHEEFTDIISEADIIYMTRVQKERFSDPMEYEKVKDVYILNKAMLENTKPNVRVLHPLPRVNEIATDVDSSEKAYYFDQALNGVFTREAIISHVMNLK from the coding sequence ATGAAGAAGGATTTAATATCTATCACAGATTTCTCGAAAGATGAATATCTGAGAATTATGGAACTGGCTGCGGATTTTGAAGCAAATCCGAACCAGGAACTTTTGAAAGGGAAAGTTGTTGCCTCCCTTTTTTTTGAGCCATCAACACGCACACGCTTAAGTTTCGAAACGGCCATTAATCGTTTGGGGGGACGAATTGTTGGTTTTGCCGATCCTGACAGCTCTAGTGCAACAAAAGGAGAAACACTACACGATACCATACGAATGGTAAGCAACTATGCCGACCTGATTGTTATGCGTCACCCGCTGGAAGGTGCAGCACGTTATGCTGCCGAAGTTTCAAGTGTGCCGATTATCAACGCCGGCGACGGTGCCAACCAGCACCCAACTCAAACCCTGCTCGACATGTATTCCATTTTAAAAACGCAGGGAACGCTTGATAACCTGAACCTGTTTATGGTTGGCGACCTGAAATTTGGACGGACAGTACATTCACTTTTGCAGGCAATGTCCGAATTCGAGAATCCGATTTTTAATTTCATTGCACCCGAAAGTTTGCAAATGCCACGTGGCTATAAGCACCACCTGGAAGAGAGAGGCATTCGTTATTTTGAGCACGAAGAGTTTACTGATATTATCTCGGAAGCCGATATTATTTACATGACACGTGTTCAGAAAGAACGTTTTTCGGACCCGATGGAGTACGAAAAGGTGAAAGATGTTTACATTTTAAATAAAGCGATGCTGGAAAATACCAAACCAAATGTTCGGGTGTTGCATCCGCTGCCACGTGTTAACGAAATTGCCACCGATGTTGACAGCAGCGAAAAAGCTTATTATTTCGATCAGGCGCTGAACGGGGTATTCACCCGCGAAGCGATTATCTCACATGTAATGAACCTTAAATAA
- the pyrI gene encoding aspartate carbamoyltransferase regulatory subunit — translation MDKNDAKKKLKLKVSAIKDGTVIDHIPAKSLFEVISILGLDKIVNQITFGTNLESGKLGAKAIIKVSDKFFENDEINKIALIAPHAKLNIIRDYEVAEKKIVEIPQKITGIVKCFNPKCITNHEKITTCFKVINSSPVALKCKYCEKITAEDQIKML, via the coding sequence ATGGATAAAAACGACGCAAAGAAGAAACTAAAATTAAAAGTTAGTGCCATTAAAGATGGAACCGTGATCGACCACATTCCGGCAAAAAGTTTATTTGAGGTAATTTCAATATTGGGACTTGATAAGATCGTAAACCAAATTACTTTCGGAACTAATCTGGAAAGTGGAAAACTGGGGGCAAAAGCCATTATAAAAGTATCGGATAAGTTTTTTGAAAACGATGAGATCAACAAAATAGCATTAATTGCACCACACGCCAAGCTCAATATCATAAGAGATTACGAGGTGGCCGAAAAGAAAATTGTTGAGATTCCACAAAAGATTACAGGGATTGTAAAATGCTTTAATCCGAAGTGTATAACCAACCACGAAAAGATAACTACCTGTTTTAAAGTCATTAACTCTAGTCCGGTTGCTTTAAAATGTAAATACTGTGAAAAGATTACAGCAGAAGACCAAATAAAAATGTTGTAA
- a CDS encoding site-specific integrase, giving the protein MRVIIHFYPRKSRLNDDGQLPIYVRFTVKSKRVDLSTGLFIQPKHWSEAKGRVKDRAPNAYTVNERLDKLKTEIQDYYNQLRSSGEEFSVSTIKDYLLEVDNKTGVLEVFDYYLESMLAKTGGYSKETYKHYKSSRKRLATFIKDRYKKNDYPVQTIKFGFLDAFDVYLKQKYKVHQNTAWNYHKHLRRVLNLAISMEHISTNPYKKYKVGLAPTQREILTSDELDRLEQKKIPIKRLAIVRDIFVFACYTGLSYSDIHKLNKSHLHKGIDKKDWIIIDRTKTCTRCRIPLLPKAKELLDKYSEYPANENSGKLLPVLTNQKMNSYLKELGDICGINKDITMHIARHTFATSVTLANGVPIETVSKILGHTSLKTTQIYAKVLDQKISEDMDMLQTKLGAKKKAI; this is encoded by the coding sequence ATGAGAGTTATTATCCATTTTTATCCTCGAAAATCGAGGTTAAATGATGATGGTCAACTACCCATCTATGTTAGATTCACGGTTAAATCAAAAAGAGTAGATCTTTCCACCGGATTGTTTATTCAACCCAAACATTGGAGTGAAGCAAAAGGAAGAGTTAAAGACCGTGCGCCGAATGCGTATACTGTCAATGAAAGACTTGACAAGTTAAAAACCGAGATCCAGGATTATTACAATCAATTACGATCATCCGGAGAAGAGTTCTCTGTAAGTACAATAAAGGACTACCTATTAGAGGTAGATAACAAGACAGGCGTTCTGGAGGTATTTGATTATTACCTGGAAAGTATGCTTGCCAAAACCGGTGGTTATTCGAAAGAAACCTACAAACATTATAAATCATCGAGAAAAAGGCTGGCAACTTTTATCAAAGATCGTTACAAGAAAAATGATTATCCCGTACAGACAATTAAGTTTGGTTTTCTTGATGCCTTTGATGTTTACCTCAAACAAAAATATAAGGTGCATCAAAATACCGCATGGAACTATCATAAACATTTGAGAAGAGTTCTCAATTTGGCTATTTCAATGGAGCATATTTCAACTAATCCGTATAAAAAATACAAGGTTGGTTTAGCACCCACTCAGCGAGAAATACTTACTTCCGACGAACTTGATCGCCTGGAACAAAAAAAGATCCCGATTAAAAGATTAGCTATTGTACGCGATATTTTTGTTTTTGCCTGCTATACAGGTCTCTCCTATTCTGATATTCATAAATTGAACAAAAGTCACCTTCATAAAGGTATCGACAAAAAGGATTGGATTATTATCGACAGAACAAAGACCTGTACTCGATGCCGAATTCCATTGCTTCCCAAGGCAAAGGAATTATTAGATAAATATTCAGAGTACCCCGCAAACGAAAATAGCGGAAAGTTGCTTCCGGTTTTAACTAACCAAAAAATGAATAGTTATCTCAAGGAACTTGGTGATATCTGCGGCATCAATAAGGACATTACAATGCACATTGCAAGGCATACTTTTGCAACTTCTGTTACATTGGCCAATGGTGTTCCTATTGAAACTGTTTCTAAGATTCTTGGACATACTTCATTAAAAACGACGCAGATTTATGCCAAAGTTCTGGATCAGAAAATCTCTGAAGATATGGATATGCTTCAAACAAAACTTGGTGCAAAGAAAAAAGCAATTTGA
- a CDS encoding zincin-like metallopeptidase domain-containing protein, giving the protein MRQNLMACQKLKKIPRAWVDSMSKFDIYETVTNLIVERLEAGVIPWHMPWKTASAIPRNLVSKKPYRGFNFWYLLSLGFERPYFLSFKQVQDLGGKIKKGSSSFMIVFWKMVEYEKDDKTKEIPMLRYYRVFHVDDVEGIDPDKIPENRAHDHEFDPIASCEQIIQFWSDSPVIKLDQQKACYIPSLDEVHMPGARTFFQDEEFYSTIFHELCHSTGHRKRLNRHDRFSNLNFASKDYSQEELVAEMGAAYLCGICGIENITIDNSAAYIQGWLKKLKSDKKFIVMASGLAQKAVDYILDHQVSNPVSENKKVLCKKRKQLEKTMSIAM; this is encoded by the coding sequence ATGCGCCAAAATTTAATGGCGTGCCAGAAGCTGAAAAAAATCCCAAGGGCATGGGTGGATTCAATGAGTAAATTTGATATTTATGAAACAGTAACAAATTTGATTGTAGAACGTCTGGAAGCAGGAGTAATTCCATGGCATATGCCTTGGAAAACTGCAAGTGCCATTCCTCGTAACCTGGTGTCTAAAAAACCTTATAGAGGATTCAATTTCTGGTACTTGTTAAGCCTTGGGTTCGAAAGGCCTTATTTCCTTTCCTTCAAACAAGTTCAGGATCTTGGTGGAAAGATCAAAAAGGGATCTTCATCATTTATGATTGTATTCTGGAAAATGGTGGAATACGAAAAAGATGACAAAACCAAAGAAATTCCAATGCTTCGTTATTATCGGGTATTTCATGTTGATGATGTAGAAGGTATTGATCCTGATAAAATTCCAGAGAATAGAGCTCACGATCACGAGTTTGATCCAATTGCTTCTTGTGAGCAGATCATCCAGTTCTGGTCAGATTCACCCGTGATTAAATTAGATCAACAAAAAGCCTGTTATATTCCTTCATTGGATGAAGTCCATATGCCTGGTGCAAGAACCTTTTTTCAGGATGAAGAGTTTTACTCAACCATATTTCACGAACTATGCCACAGCACTGGTCACAGGAAACGGCTCAATCGTCACGATAGGTTCTCCAATCTGAATTTTGCGAGCAAAGATTACTCGCAAGAAGAACTTGTTGCAGAAATGGGCGCTGCTTACCTATGTGGAATTTGTGGCATTGAAAATATCACGATCGATAACAGTGCAGCCTACATTCAAGGTTGGCTAAAGAAGCTGAAAAGTGATAAAAAGTTCATCGTGATGGCTTCCGGTTTAGCTCAAAAGGCTGTTGATTATATTCTGGATCATCAGGTTTCAAATCCTGTATCAGAAAATAAAAAAGTTTTGTGTAAAAAACGGAAACAGCTGGAAAAAACAATGTCCATTGCGATGTAG
- a CDS encoding ATP-binding protein: MKQLSRIVLINSATVDFYELQLDGNIHFIGTQGTGKSTLLRAILFFYNADARKLGISKEKSSFSDYYFPYADSYIVYEVSEESRNFCVWLYKKQNRLCFRFIDGPYNRELFISQQQALTEGQVIEKANQQGYKVHRPIHNFTEYRDIIYGANKGMNRFHVLQNPGYQNIPRTISNIFLNSSLDGGFIKTTIINSLSDDPFELNLDANRHHIETARNDYRDVSEYLLHEKKAQNIVTQYEKLLQMEDGKKEMAWQIGASYNLAKYKELELEDDQKVIGQKVQDQSGKIGKIEAEFLVNQRRIQDKLSLVKRDIAKANQLAKNYAAKNIQQILNEHAKKPEYETEQSQIEAQLSLLTSNLIDVESQYQTDKQRLETQCQQIILDFERSLSKEKENLQKDSADLLNTFYKKKEQITKDHNGKLDEQKEDKTIVDQKLRDIDHQIEGIQKRPFLKEEVEMQVKKQQELSHKRQALVSEKLVAGIKKENAIKEGEQESEVFGLKKNKENEVLSERKKSLEKEIEQLQSELQALSGSLLEFLDQNNPDWHQSIGKVISRDVLLKSDLKPSMKDGNSIYGLDISLDQLQPLEISKSKLEEKLDAFNNQLKEQNKLVEQHQQKAQDQKDKLQKKYNKKISELRQEITQSAFQVDKIDIDLEKCGIALEELKEKAENLKRQELIKKDEEKHTLKVEQQKILNFQEKLQQQFQKSIHELESIKRGQEKKISNQLLELDDKIKSGKKEITEKFNVQIQTLQEQRNLLLKEKGVDITEIRRLEDEQKAIKNKLSEIEKNFPTIIEYKKDSTEYIDRLDEFRQNRKTQENELEHLQQLHTNRINKEKAELKLLQNQKEELTKTIGELRRELSAFDLFSKSHLFDELQNFIEHHDKAEKWDCDQNIRKLQELALEYEKHDKLFTERITEFSGYFSEHNCLGFETSLSGRLQYRAFSENLREFVREQKIIDYKTEVTRKYAMVLMNIVNETNELLQKEEDVAKVIKRINTDFKKSNFVGVVKSIEMRLQESSDKIIQLLRKIRKFQSENNLNYGEINLFNQGGSNSNNDEAVKLLESLLSQIGQAKSKVLKLEDAFDLEFRIRENENDTNWVSRLANVGSNGTDVLVKSMIYINLLHIFKSNGSTQKIDTILHCLIDEVGILHDSNVTGLITFASERNIRLINGSPNSHNEQDYKHIYMFRKNPKSNKTGITKLISHEL, encoded by the coding sequence ATGAAACAATTAAGCCGCATTGTGCTGATTAATAGCGCGACTGTTGATTTTTACGAACTTCAACTGGATGGAAATATTCATTTTATTGGAACACAGGGAACAGGCAAAAGTACATTGCTCCGGGCTATTTTGTTTTTTTATAATGCTGATGCCCGCAAGCTGGGAATTTCGAAAGAGAAGTCGTCTTTTAGTGATTACTATTTTCCTTATGCCGATTCCTATATTGTTTACGAGGTGAGTGAGGAAAGCCGAAACTTCTGTGTTTGGTTGTATAAAAAACAAAATCGTTTGTGTTTTCGATTCATTGATGGGCCATATAATCGTGAACTTTTTATCTCTCAGCAGCAGGCATTAACAGAAGGGCAGGTGATCGAAAAGGCCAATCAACAGGGATACAAGGTGCACCGACCAATTCATAACTTTACCGAATACCGTGACATTATTTATGGTGCGAACAAGGGAATGAACCGGTTTCATGTACTTCAAAATCCTGGCTATCAAAATATCCCCAGAACGATTTCAAACATCTTTCTGAACTCTTCGCTTGATGGAGGTTTTATCAAAACGACGATTATAAACTCGTTGAGTGATGATCCATTTGAACTGAATCTGGATGCCAACCGGCACCATATTGAGACAGCCAGAAATGATTACCGTGATGTTTCAGAGTATCTCCTACATGAGAAAAAGGCGCAGAATATAGTGACTCAGTATGAAAAGCTTCTTCAAATGGAAGATGGAAAGAAGGAGATGGCGTGGCAAATCGGTGCTTCATATAATTTGGCAAAATATAAGGAGCTTGAATTGGAAGACGATCAGAAAGTGATTGGACAAAAGGTACAAGATCAATCCGGTAAAATTGGAAAGATCGAAGCTGAATTTTTGGTGAATCAACGGCGCATCCAAGACAAACTATCCCTTGTAAAAAGGGATATTGCAAAAGCCAATCAACTGGCAAAAAACTACGCTGCAAAAAATATCCAGCAAATACTGAATGAACATGCTAAAAAGCCAGAATATGAAACAGAACAATCTCAAATAGAAGCACAACTGTCTTTGCTGACTTCAAATTTAATAGATGTTGAGAGTCAGTATCAGACTGACAAGCAGCGGCTGGAAACACAATGTCAGCAAATCATTCTGGATTTTGAACGTTCCCTGTCCAAAGAGAAGGAAAATCTCCAAAAGGATTCAGCTGATCTGCTTAATACATTCTATAAGAAAAAGGAGCAGATTACAAAAGACCACAACGGTAAGCTGGACGAACAAAAAGAAGATAAAACGATCGTTGACCAGAAGCTACGTGATATTGACCATCAAATTGAAGGCATTCAGAAGAGGCCTTTTTTGAAAGAAGAGGTAGAAATGCAAGTTAAGAAACAACAGGAACTTTCGCATAAAAGGCAAGCCCTCGTTTCGGAAAAATTGGTTGCAGGGATAAAGAAGGAAAATGCGATAAAGGAAGGTGAACAAGAATCCGAGGTTTTCGGTCTGAAGAAAAACAAAGAGAATGAGGTCTTGTCTGAAAGGAAGAAATCACTGGAAAAAGAGATAGAACAATTGCAATCGGAACTGCAGGCTTTATCCGGTTCACTTTTAGAGTTTTTGGACCAAAATAACCCAGACTGGCACCAATCAATTGGAAAAGTAATTTCTCGGGATGTTTTGCTAAAGAGTGATTTAAAGCCTTCAATGAAAGATGGAAATAGTATTTATGGTCTGGATATTTCCCTGGATCAACTTCAACCGCTGGAAATCTCAAAATCAAAACTGGAGGAGAAGTTGGACGCTTTCAATAACCAGTTGAAAGAACAAAACAAGCTCGTTGAACAACATCAACAGAAAGCCCAGGATCAGAAAGATAAACTTCAGAAAAAGTACAACAAGAAAATTTCAGAGCTTCGTCAGGAAATCACCCAAAGCGCCTTTCAGGTAGATAAGATTGATATTGACCTTGAAAAATGTGGAATCGCTCTGGAAGAATTAAAGGAGAAAGCTGAAAACCTGAAACGTCAGGAATTGATCAAAAAAGACGAAGAAAAGCACACGCTGAAAGTCGAACAACAGAAAATTCTGAATTTTCAAGAAAAGCTACAACAGCAGTTTCAAAAGTCCATCCATGAACTTGAATCAATCAAAAGAGGACAAGAGAAAAAGATCAGCAATCAGTTGTTGGAACTAGATGATAAAATAAAGTCAGGGAAAAAAGAGATTACAGAAAAATTCAATGTTCAGATCCAAACTCTGCAGGAACAACGAAACTTGCTTTTGAAAGAAAAAGGGGTGGATATAACCGAAATTCGGCGATTGGAGGATGAGCAAAAAGCCATAAAAAACAAATTATCAGAAATAGAGAAAAACTTCCCGACAATAATTGAGTACAAAAAAGATTCGACAGAATACATTGACCGATTAGACGAGTTCCGTCAAAATCGTAAAACTCAGGAAAATGAATTAGAGCATTTGCAGCAACTCCATACTAATAGAATAAATAAGGAGAAAGCTGAACTGAAATTATTACAAAACCAAAAAGAAGAGCTTACCAAAACAATCGGAGAACTACGGCGCGAGTTAAGCGCTTTTGATCTCTTTAGCAAGAGTCATTTGTTTGACGAACTACAAAACTTTATTGAACACCACGATAAAGCAGAGAAGTGGGACTGTGATCAAAATATTCGGAAGTTGCAGGAGTTGGCTCTTGAATATGAAAAGCATGATAAACTATTCACAGAGCGGATTACTGAGTTTTCCGGTTATTTCAGTGAACACAATTGTCTTGGATTTGAAACCAGCTTATCCGGCAGATTGCAATATCGGGCCTTTTCTGAAAATTTGAGAGAGTTTGTTCGCGAACAGAAAATTATAGATTATAAAACAGAAGTGACGCGGAAGTATGCAATGGTATTGATGAATATTGTCAATGAAACCAATGAGTTGCTGCAGAAAGAAGAAGATGTTGCAAAAGTGATAAAACGGATCAATACCGATTTTAAGAAATCGAATTTTGTTGGTGTTGTTAAAAGTATTGAAATGCGCCTTCAGGAAAGTTCCGATAAGATTATTCAACTTTTGAGGAAAATAAGGAAATTCCAATCCGAGAACAATCTAAACTACGGAGAAATCAATTTATTCAACCAGGGAGGTTCGAACAGCAATAATGATGAAGCGGTAAAATTGCTGGAAAGCTTACTTTCGCAAATAGGACAGGCGAAGTCAAAGGTTCTGAAACTGGAAGATGCTTTTGACCTGGAATTTAGGATTCGCGAAAACGAGAACGATACAAATTGGGTCAGCCGTCTGGCAAATGTAGGATCAAACGGAACTGATGTTTTGGTCAAGTCAATGATATACATCAATTTGTTGCATATCTTTAAAAGTAATGGTTCCACCCAAAAAATCGATACTATTTTACATTGTTTGATTGATGAAGTAGGAATTCTACACGATAGTAATGTGACAGGGTTAATTACCTTTGCCAGTGAACGAAACATCCGCCTGATTAACGGATCTCCAAATTCACACAATGAGCAGGATTACAAGCATATCTATATGTTTCGAAAGAATCCAAAGTCTAATAAAACAGGAATTACCAAACTGATTAGTCATGAACTCTAA